In the Pseudanabaena sp. PCC 7367 genome, one interval contains:
- a CDS encoding AAA family ATPase — MRIKKFRYSNHKENWHIEPIEFDDLNLLVGVSGAGKTTIIQALKLLSRVAKGRSVPLDEIDWCIDFSHDGNNYQWELKSAAIKDKLSAAKKSELTNITFERVVKIDLDKQVEILIRSQEKSKLGDSILPKLKRSESVIALLAEEKTIAPISQGFDRFVFNEIIQERILSIPEPSNNNDSQVSDDSSTVSGDNHDDVDFEVKEKEVLAFLAEAPPVLKAYTIQEAFPDKFNELKFNYQNVFDTVEDIRVKKQRLQDKLVLTFEIKEEENWVPQRRISSGMYRTLIYMVEAIFAPEKSVICIDDFENSLGINCMSDITDFVLDQSLEEMQFIITSHHPYIINNIPWENWQIVSRDGNKIKVRKATSITELHTASSLDKFTLLIDFLEFEDSVA; from the coding sequence ATGAGAATTAAAAAGTTTAGATATAGCAATCATAAGGAGAATTGGCACATCGAACCGATCGAGTTTGATGATTTGAATTTGTTGGTTGGTGTTTCTGGAGCTGGCAAGACCACCATAATACAGGCACTTAAACTATTGTCTCGTGTTGCGAAGGGACGAAGTGTTCCTTTAGATGAAATAGATTGGTGCATTGACTTCTCACACGATGGAAACAATTACCAATGGGAACTAAAGAGTGCCGCTATAAAGGATAAATTGTCAGCAGCTAAAAAATCTGAACTTACCAATATTACGTTTGAAAGGGTAGTAAAAATAGACTTAGATAAGCAGGTAGAGATACTAATTAGGAGCCAAGAGAAATCAAAGCTAGGTGATTCAATACTTCCCAAATTAAAACGTTCAGAAAGTGTGATTGCCCTACTTGCTGAAGAAAAAACAATTGCTCCCATAAGCCAGGGTTTTGATAGATTTGTTTTTAATGAGATCATTCAGGAAAGGATTCTCAGCATACCTGAGCCTTCCAATAATAATGATTCACAAGTTTCTGACGATAGTTCAACTGTATCAGGTGATAATCATGATGATGTAGATTTTGAGGTAAAGGAAAAGGAGGTTCTAGCATTTCTAGCCGAAGCTCCACCTGTTCTCAAAGCGTACACAATACAAGAAGCATTCCCAGATAAATTTAATGAATTGAAATTCAATTATCAGAATGTATTTGACACGGTTGAAGATATAAGGGTCAAAAAACAAAGGTTGCAAGATAAGCTTGTTCTAACATTTGAGATCAAGGAAGAAGAGAACTGGGTTCCGCAAAGACGAATTTCTTCAGGCATGTATAGAACACTCATTTATATGGTTGAAGCCATTTTTGCGCCCGAAAAATCGGTTATTTGTATTGATGATTTCGAAAATAGTCTTGGGATCAATTGTATGTCTGATATTACTGATTTCGTTCTTGATCAGTCTTTAGAAGAAATGCAGTTTATTATTACTAGCCACCATCCATACATAATCAATAATATTCCCTGGGAAAATTGGCAAATAGTTTCTAGAGACGGCAATAAAATCAAGGTCAGAAAAGCGACTTCAATAACAGAGCTTCATACCGCTTCGAGCCTGGATAAATTCACTCTCTTGATTGATTTCCTAGAATTTGAGGATAGCGTTGCATGA
- the rlmN gene encoding 23S rRNA (adenine(2503)-C(2))-methyltransferase RlmN: protein MTNTTAAKPAKPLLGRSQTELTDWIMAQGQPKYRGKQLHNWLYHKGIHNLQEITVFPKTWRQEMAETVVGRSQIHHQVQTKDKTLKLLLELSDGAIVETVGIPTSKRLTVCVSSQVGCPMGCHFCATGKGGYDRNLEIHEIVDQVLTVQEQMERRVSHLVFMGMGEPLLNVENLVGAIKLLNQDIGIGQRNITVSTVGVRDRIPQLAQHHLQATLAVSLHAPTQELRHELIPSAQTYPIEDLLADCRDYVEITGRRISFEYTLLAGVNDSPQQAQQLAKLIRGFQSHVNLIPYNPIADADFKRPRPEAVQTFLDMLISMNVAASVRHTRGIEADAACGQLRGTHEKLAKASDRT from the coding sequence ATGACTAATACTACCGCCGCAAAACCAGCCAAGCCATTACTAGGGCGATCGCAAACCGAGCTAACCGACTGGATCATGGCTCAGGGGCAGCCCAAATATCGCGGTAAACAACTCCATAACTGGCTGTATCACAAAGGGATTCATAACCTGCAAGAAATTACCGTTTTCCCCAAAACCTGGCGACAGGAAATGGCAGAAACCGTGGTGGGGCGATCGCAAATTCATCACCAGGTACAGACTAAGGATAAGACGCTTAAACTGCTGCTAGAGCTAAGCGATGGCGCGATCGTGGAAACTGTGGGCATTCCCACCAGCAAGCGTCTGACTGTGTGTGTATCGTCGCAGGTTGGTTGCCCGATGGGTTGTCATTTCTGCGCCACGGGCAAGGGCGGCTACGATCGTAATCTGGAAATCCATGAGATTGTCGATCAAGTATTGACAGTGCAAGAGCAAATGGAACGACGGGTTAGCCATCTGGTATTTATGGGCATGGGCGAGCCATTGCTAAATGTGGAGAATCTGGTAGGTGCGATCAAATTGCTCAATCAGGACATTGGCATCGGTCAGCGAAATATAACCGTTTCCACCGTGGGTGTGCGCGATCGGATTCCCCAACTTGCCCAACATCACCTGCAAGCTACCCTGGCGGTAAGCCTTCATGCTCCCACCCAGGAACTTCGCCATGAGTTAATCCCTTCCGCCCAAACCTATCCGATCGAGGATTTATTAGCCGATTGCCGCGATTATGTGGAAATTACAGGCCGCAGGATCAGCTTTGAATATACCTTGCTGGCTGGCGTGAATGATTCGCCCCAACAGGCACAGCAATTAGCCAAACTAATTCGCGGTTTCCAAAGCCACGTCAATTTGATTCCCTATAATCCGATCGCTGATGCTGATTTCAAGCGTCCCCGCCCCGAAGCAGTGCAAACTTTCTTAGATATGCTCATCAGTATGAATGTGGCGGCTAGTGTGCGCCATACCAGGGGGATCGAGGCTGATGCAGCTTGTGGGCAGTTGCGCGGCACCCACGAAAAGTTAGCGAAAGCCAGCGATCGCACCTAA
- a CDS encoding methyl-accepting chemotaxis protein: MANKKTRQTSGLQSMFMWGRSGRKQDLPKDSRSPSRTKSVRSVAKDAQKSKSNLEELQASWLFKWLGNAQIRAKLSQGLIPIFLLTAFGYLVSWGIFNHYLRQQIETQAKSELALMSVEYNEELNQSRYGNRGPVEFRVLLESARNRRTSAVIKSTLQTETSGRDVSFMTLVDDQARVIEESSTNASRVAFDPNGLVTEALESARTVVSNEIISYAELERKNPALAAEIGTPTTNPFFLVHYRIEPLIAFGDNAEGAVITGDVVNLKTSLVDNINQSIGTGFAAISINDSLLAVGSKIVGDSISELNQWSDEDAIASISGDSLKPPEADDLQEWNRRGAASFSPIAADDPIVRAIKLDRRGYTVAAAPILNAKGQPVGVLMRGTGHENLNSALSETGLSLVLLTVLVIGISVILGRNVAKLVAEPIGDLEDTARQFTTGNMNARARKFGNDEVGTLSTVFNQMADNIRRREADQRTATQQAETMSQALQEEVAHLLDVVSELEDGDFTVQAEVSNLETGLVADTLNRLTEQLATVIATVLNTAQQVTANAENLEELAIAVATNAQEQAQSAEQARNGMAEVNNLAQSAANQAITASSAVQSAQSAVTQGESQIINLTAAIASLQEGSGQMVQRINSLGEFVDLAKQFVQDQKRLASLTQVLAMNASMVAARAVEQKEPDQFASVAREFEAIAAQVNNLATQTGQGLALLQQRTGFIEIVVSGINQDVSDVNELVDDFTASVEKSRLTFDNIEQVTKQVAEIGQSVTDSSQAIANSVRNSFTSIQNIADVAERSAQQARFTREQSAQMGEMARMLLENVQFFRLPSDKLPTETTKPESIDVQSTAIAANGNDPELTDPESPDRLPAFSGSSPNS; the protein is encoded by the coding sequence ATGGCAAACAAAAAAACACGGCAGACTTCTGGGCTCCAGTCCATGTTTATGTGGGGTCGAAGTGGTAGGAAGCAAGATTTGCCCAAAGATTCTCGATCGCCTTCAAGGACGAAATCTGTAAGGTCGGTTGCCAAAGATGCTCAAAAAAGCAAATCTAATCTTGAGGAATTGCAAGCCTCTTGGCTATTTAAGTGGTTGGGCAATGCCCAAATTAGGGCAAAACTATCACAAGGGTTGATTCCAATTTTCCTGCTAACAGCGTTTGGCTACCTTGTTTCCTGGGGGATTTTTAACCACTATCTGCGCCAGCAAATTGAAACTCAGGCTAAGTCAGAGCTAGCGTTGATGTCAGTGGAATATAACGAAGAGCTGAATCAATCCCGCTATGGCAATCGCGGCCCCGTCGAATTCAGAGTCTTGCTCGAAAGCGCCCGCAATCGGCGTACTTCTGCGGTGATCAAATCCACCCTGCAAACTGAGACATCAGGAAGAGATGTATCTTTTATGACGCTGGTTGATGATCAAGCCAGGGTGATCGAAGAATCTAGCACTAATGCCAGTCGTGTTGCGTTTGACCCCAATGGACTGGTTACCGAAGCTCTGGAATCAGCACGAACAGTGGTGTCCAATGAAATTATTAGCTATGCCGAACTGGAGCGTAAAAACCCAGCGCTAGCGGCGGAAATTGGTACCCCTACTACTAATCCTTTTTTTCTGGTTCATTACCGGATCGAGCCGTTGATTGCCTTTGGTGATAACGCCGAAGGTGCTGTGATTACTGGGGATGTAGTTAATCTAAAGACTTCACTGGTTGATAATATTAATCAATCGATCGGTACGGGCTTTGCCGCAATTAGCATTAACGATAGTCTCCTGGCCGTGGGTAGTAAGATTGTGGGAGATAGCATTAGTGAACTGAATCAGTGGTCAGATGAGGATGCCATCGCTAGCATTTCTGGAGACTCGCTCAAGCCGCCTGAAGCCGATGACCTGCAAGAATGGAACCGTCGCGGTGCGGCTAGTTTTTCACCGATCGCAGCCGATGACCCTATAGTTAGAGCAATTAAACTGGATCGCCGAGGCTACACAGTTGCAGCAGCACCAATTCTCAATGCAAAAGGTCAGCCAGTTGGTGTTTTAATGCGTGGCACTGGCCATGAGAATTTAAACTCTGCACTCAGCGAGACTGGCTTATCTCTGGTCTTACTAACGGTTTTGGTTATTGGCATTAGTGTAATCCTTGGTCGGAATGTGGCCAAGCTGGTAGCAGAACCGATCGGCGATCTGGAAGACACCGCCCGACAATTTACCACCGGGAATATGAACGCCCGCGCTCGCAAGTTTGGTAACGACGAAGTGGGTACATTATCAACTGTGTTTAACCAGATGGCCGATAATATCCGCCGCCGGGAAGCAGACCAACGCACGGCGACCCAACAAGCAGAAACCATGAGTCAAGCACTTCAAGAAGAAGTTGCTCACCTGCTCGATGTGGTATCAGAATTAGAGGATGGTGATTTTACGGTTCAAGCTGAGGTAAGTAACCTGGAAACGGGTCTGGTGGCCGATACGCTCAATCGACTTACAGAACAGCTCGCTACGGTGATTGCCACGGTGTTGAATACGGCGCAGCAGGTAACCGCCAACGCTGAAAACCTGGAAGAATTGGCGATCGCGGTGGCAACCAACGCCCAAGAGCAGGCGCAATCCGCCGAACAAGCCAGAAACGGGATGGCGGAAGTGAACAATCTGGCTCAAAGTGCTGCCAACCAGGCGATTACCGCCAGTAGCGCCGTACAATCGGCCCAGTCCGCCGTCACCCAGGGTGAATCACAAATTATTAATTTAACTGCAGCGATCGCTAGCCTCCAGGAAGGTTCTGGCCAGATGGTGCAACGGATTAATAGTTTGGGTGAGTTTGTGGATCTGGCTAAACAATTTGTGCAGGATCAAAAACGTTTAGCCTCGCTGACCCAGGTATTGGCAATGAATGCTTCGATGGTGGCAGCAAGGGCAGTGGAACAAAAAGAACCGGATCAATTTGCCAGTGTGGCGCGGGAGTTTGAAGCGATCGCGGCGCAGGTGAACAATCTGGCGACCCAAACTGGCCAGGGACTAGCACTGCTGCAACAACGCACCGGCTTCATTGAAATTGTGGTATCGGGGATTAACCAGGATGTTAGCGATGTGAACGAACTGGTGGATGACTTTACTGCCAGTGTGGAAAAGTCCCGACTTACCTTCGATAACATTGAGCAAGTGACCAAACAGGTGGCCGAGATCGGACAATCGGTGACCGATTCTTCCCAGGCGATCGCTAATTCGGTCAGGAATAGTTTTACTTCGATCCAGAATATTGCTGATGTGGCAGAGCGATCGGCGCAACAAGCCCGCTTTACCCGTGAACAATCAGCCCAGATGGGAGAAATGGCACGGATGTTATTAGAAAATGTGCAGTTCTTCCGTTTGCCCAGTGACAAGCTACCCACTGAAACAACTAAGCCAGAATCAATCGATGTTCAAAGTACGGCGATCGCTGCCAATGGAAATGACCCTGAGCTGACTGATCCTGAGAGCCCCGATCGTTTACCTGCCTTTAGTGGTAGTTCGCCCAATAGCTAA
- a CDS encoding peroxiredoxin has translation MAAVLDKVPDVVFKTRVRDESVEGPNPFRWQDRTTAELFSGKRVVVFSLPGAFTPTCSSTHLPRYEELYDEFKALGIDQIICVSVNDAFVMFQWGLKQGVKNVFLLPDGNGEFTRKMGMLVKKDNLGFGMRSWRYSMVVNDGTIEKLFAEPGYEDDCPTDPFEVSDADTMLAYLKSAK, from the coding sequence ATGGCAGCAGTTCTAGATAAGGTACCTGACGTAGTATTCAAGACCCGTGTTCGTGATGAATCCGTAGAAGGCCCCAATCCCTTCCGTTGGCAAGATCGCACCACCGCCGAACTATTCTCTGGCAAGCGCGTTGTAGTGTTCTCTTTGCCTGGTGCCTTCACGCCAACTTGCTCTTCCACTCACCTTCCCCGCTATGAAGAGCTGTATGACGAATTCAAGGCTTTGGGAATTGATCAAATCATCTGTGTGTCAGTTAATGATGCATTTGTGATGTTCCAGTGGGGTCTAAAGCAGGGTGTAAAGAATGTATTCTTGCTTCCCGATGGGAATGGCGAATTCACCCGCAAAATGGGTATGTTGGTTAAGAAAGATAATCTTGGCTTCGGTATGCGTTCTTGGCGCTATTCGATGGTAGTCAATGATGGCACGATCGAGAAGTTGTTTGCAGAGCCTGGCTATGAAGATGATTGCCCTACCGATCCATTTGAGGTTTCTGATGCCGACACCATGCTGGCTTACCTAAAGTCTGCCAAGTAA
- a CDS encoding NAD(P)/FAD-dependent oxidoreductase, translating to MKLSSKNINDRADYVYDAIVVGGGAGGLSAAIYLARYGLKTLIVEKGKGRSFWMQELRNYVGVQATTPGRDIQKTGMDQALEWGADYLRGYVEEVIDEGDTFAVKVKVGKNDSIHPVLHSKYVIAASGIIDNLPQLDDMQNVFDYAGYTLHVCMICDGYDMWDQKAVLIAGNEGKMEAAFVLNWFTPYISVLTNGEFEVSDQMRHKLAEHGYPLYEAKIKRFLGEDHELSGVELEDGTVVEATTGLVNMGSQYHNDYLKGIADLEWDGENLVTDEWRQTTHPRIFAVGDLKKGLNQVSVAVADGTMAATKIWRTIRRAAPPRKWEEKVAELTAPIA from the coding sequence ATGAAACTATCCAGCAAAAATATTAACGATCGCGCTGACTATGTTTACGATGCGATCGTGGTTGGTGGCGGTGCAGGTGGCCTGTCGGCGGCAATTTATTTAGCTCGCTATGGCTTAAAAACGCTGATTGTTGAAAAAGGGAAAGGTCGTTCCTTCTGGATGCAGGAATTGCGTAACTATGTTGGTGTTCAAGCCACCACTCCTGGTCGGGATATTCAAAAAACTGGCATGGATCAGGCACTTGAATGGGGTGCTGACTACCTGCGTGGTTATGTGGAAGAAGTGATCGATGAAGGTGATACGTTTGCGGTGAAGGTCAAAGTCGGTAAAAACGACAGTATTCATCCTGTGTTGCACAGTAAATATGTGATCGCAGCCAGTGGCATTATCGATAATTTGCCTCAGCTTGATGATATGCAAAACGTATTTGATTACGCTGGTTATACTTTGCACGTCTGTATGATCTGTGATGGCTATGACATGTGGGATCAAAAGGCAGTGTTGATCGCTGGTAATGAAGGCAAGATGGAAGCTGCCTTTGTGTTGAACTGGTTCACACCTTATATTTCGGTGCTAACCAATGGGGAGTTTGAAGTTAGTGATCAGATGCGGCACAAGTTAGCTGAACATGGCTACCCGCTCTATGAAGCCAAGATTAAGCGCTTCCTGGGCGAAGATCACGAGCTCTCCGGTGTGGAACTGGAAGATGGCACAGTTGTTGAAGCTACTACCGGCCTGGTGAATATGGGTTCTCAGTACCATAATGACTACCTCAAGGGGATCGCAGATCTTGAATGGGATGGCGAGAACTTGGTTACCGACGAATGGCGACAAACCACCCACCCGCGTATATTTGCCGTGGGCGATCTCAAGAAAGGGTTAAATCAAGTGTCGGTCGCGGTTGCCGATGGCACAATGGCCGCTACTAAGATCTGGCGCACGATCCGCCGGGCTGCCCCACCCCGCAAATGGGAAGAGAAGGTGGCGGAATTAACTGCGCCGATCGCCTAA
- a CDS encoding hybrid sensor histidine kinase/response regulator, whose product MSSPDAEAQLQQELRHLFEVDTQKYLQLYVDTLAQLSDRTWKEDIQQIYRSVHTVKGGAVTVGAEAILLVATALEDLLSDLRYLDQAPPLADGELKNVLQEGGELLVASVQLEASSAAIVVQRINDLRTNVQQRYLPDWSEQSQLYQEFAEQGFDLVVLDLDMALEQLPAQGEVAAEVIDVAQQTMTQLTQIGAEMELAQGWQALLAQSKHIFDRPDCNHWRQTWPEYLQHLKESAKNGGKEVISQVSEATISAPNLIQTEEAVTPIAFAQTNAQTNTAIDPAAAELLELFRLDTQKDINTYFRTVDSLSETTWQQDIQQLYRSIHTIKGGAVTVGADAILQTAKVFEDLLSDLRYAEQAPPLADGNLQEILQELGELLVSALQMGAERSPDATVARIQQLHQQVSSTYLAEIDAQKQLAIEFANNGFDLVTLDLEMGVEQLPAAGDVPEKAIETATQTIAQLREIGDDLQFASDWQALLNQAESFATDANQNNQTWQQEWPTRLKQLKECARNVGKLPQKSKPVTPALPEPEVPAAKPMVTLTRPTTNAPGQLPLPPKPLRQSAKSATTPETRPAAEVQIPVPLERLDRSSQYLIETLMATRATQGFYQQVYAQLVPLVALAQDGVRYITQLREVQDDFALTETNNDPAGSPQVERYRQGYTAINRLLEISLRLTELGAETGEAARRTIESIESIDRSLRGLQQTIEESRLVPFESLALRARGILRDLTIRVGKPARLEVIGAKLELDAGTLRNLEPVLLHLIRNAYDHGIEAAEERSRLGKPATGRIELSLVRRGSLFVLTITDDGGGIDPEQITKAAIAKKLPLTDTSSPDKLLAVICQPGFTSTTAVSDISGRGVGMDVVQSQILEMGGQLSLRTQLNVGSSFVMQLPVPHLFVRCMLLQAGDRTFAVPTSEVFTTMLLGDLLWQKTTPSQAPLYPITVMEETGPVPALDLSQYWQGIPNPRSAIPTAIAVRTKRPDSLEGIWLVADNMLGQSDLLVNSLPDPLFAPIGMIGVSLQSDGRLIPVIDAPALIEALLSQASGDLVVTQPETEVTKTAAIAGDMSGLRARQILVVDDAALMRRRLEGSLSGQGYSVVTCSDGLEAWQWLQAHVPPALVITDIEMPGMDGFTLIDRCRQSGLQMPILVVSSRLAEEWSKETQRLGATDYLTKGFTTPDLLEKVATLIEEAAEQSEQLGDRQPAPLNS is encoded by the coding sequence ATGTCTAGCCCTGATGCCGAAGCCCAACTCCAACAAGAACTGCGCCACCTGTTTGAGGTAGACACGCAAAAGTATTTGCAACTCTATGTCGATACCCTGGCACAGCTTAGCGATCGCACCTGGAAGGAAGATATCCAGCAGATCTATCGCTCTGTGCACACCGTCAAAGGCGGTGCAGTTACCGTTGGTGCCGAGGCAATTTTGCTAGTGGCAACCGCATTAGAGGATTTGCTTTCCGATCTGCGCTATCTCGATCAGGCTCCTCCCCTAGCAGATGGTGAACTTAAAAATGTTTTGCAAGAGGGCGGCGAATTATTGGTGGCTAGTGTACAGCTAGAAGCCAGTAGTGCCGCGATCGTGGTGCAGCGGATCAATGATTTACGCACCAATGTACAGCAGCGTTATTTGCCGGATTGGAGCGAGCAGAGTCAGCTATATCAGGAGTTTGCCGAGCAGGGCTTTGATCTGGTGGTATTAGATCTAGACATGGCGCTAGAGCAATTGCCAGCACAGGGTGAAGTAGCTGCTGAAGTAATCGATGTGGCGCAGCAAACCATGACCCAATTGACCCAAATTGGCGCAGAGATGGAATTAGCCCAGGGCTGGCAAGCATTGTTGGCTCAAAGCAAGCATATATTCGATCGCCCTGATTGCAACCATTGGCGGCAAACCTGGCCAGAATACCTCCAGCATTTAAAGGAATCAGCCAAAAACGGTGGCAAAGAAGTAATTAGCCAAGTTTCAGAAGCAACGATTAGCGCACCAAACTTGATTCAGACCGAGGAAGCGGTTACGCCGATCGCATTTGCCCAGACTAATGCCCAGACTAATACGGCGATCGATCCAGCCGCAGCGGAATTACTAGAACTATTCCGGCTGGATACCCAAAAAGACATCAATACCTACTTTCGTACCGTTGATAGCCTCAGCGAAACCACCTGGCAGCAGGATATCCAACAGCTATATCGCTCGATCCATACAATCAAAGGTGGTGCCGTAACTGTCGGTGCTGATGCGATTTTGCAGACTGCCAAGGTATTTGAGGATCTGCTCTCTGATCTGCGTTATGCCGAACAAGCTCCACCCCTGGCAGATGGCAACCTCCAGGAGATTTTGCAGGAATTAGGGGAATTACTGGTCAGTGCGCTGCAAATGGGAGCAGAGCGATCGCCCGATGCAACGGTGGCGCGGATTCAACAATTGCATCAGCAGGTCAGCAGTACCTACCTGGCGGAAATCGATGCACAAAAGCAACTGGCGATCGAGTTTGCGAATAATGGCTTTGATCTGGTAACGCTGGATCTAGAAATGGGTGTCGAGCAGTTGCCAGCAGCAGGGGATGTACCAGAAAAGGCGATTGAGACTGCCACCCAAACAATTGCCCAGCTCCGTGAAATTGGCGATGATCTTCAGTTTGCCAGCGATTGGCAAGCGTTACTCAATCAAGCTGAATCATTTGCCACCGACGCAAATCAAAATAATCAAACCTGGCAACAGGAATGGCCAACCAGGCTCAAACAATTAAAAGAATGCGCCCGCAATGTCGGTAAACTACCTCAAAAATCTAAGCCAGTCACCCCAGCACTACCAGAGCCTGAGGTGCCAGCCGCTAAACCAATGGTCACCCTTACCCGGCCAACCACAAATGCCCCTGGCCAGTTGCCATTGCCGCCCAAGCCACTGCGCCAATCAGCGAAGTCGGCCACTACGCCCGAAACTAGACCTGCTGCGGAAGTCCAAATTCCAGTACCCCTGGAACGGCTCGATCGTTCTTCTCAATATTTAATCGAAACCTTGATGGCTACCAGGGCAACCCAGGGTTTTTATCAACAGGTATATGCCCAACTGGTGCCGCTAGTGGCGCTGGCTCAAGACGGGGTGCGTTATATTACTCAACTGCGGGAAGTACAGGATGATTTTGCGCTCACAGAAACCAATAATGATCCGGCTGGCAGCCCCCAGGTGGAGCGTTATCGCCAGGGCTATACGGCAATTAATCGCTTGCTGGAAATTAGCTTACGCCTAACTGAACTAGGCGCAGAAACAGGCGAAGCCGCCCGCCGCACGATCGAAAGTATCGAATCGATCGATCGCAGTTTGCGGGGTTTACAACAAACGATCGAAGAAAGTCGCCTGGTACCGTTTGAATCTCTTGCTTTGCGAGCCAGGGGCATCCTGCGGGATTTAACCATTCGGGTTGGCAAACCGGCACGCCTGGAAGTAATTGGTGCAAAGTTGGAATTAGACGCAGGCACCTTGCGTAATCTGGAACCAGTATTATTACATCTAATTCGGAACGCCTATGACCACGGCATTGAAGCCGCCGAGGAGCGCAGTCGTCTGGGTAAACCAGCCACAGGCAGAATCGAACTCAGTCTGGTGCGGCGCGGCAGTCTGTTTGTGCTAACGATTACTGATGATGGGGGTGGCATTGATCCAGAGCAAATTACCAAAGCCGCGATCGCCAAGAAGCTTCCCCTCACCGATACCAGTAGCCCGGATAAACTTCTCGCTGTGATCTGTCAGCCAGGATTCACCTCCACCACTGCTGTTAGTGATATTTCGGGGCGGGGCGTAGGAATGGATGTGGTGCAAAGTCAAATCCTGGAAATGGGTGGTCAACTCAGTTTGCGTACTCAATTAAACGTGGGTAGTAGTTTTGTGATGCAGCTTCCGGTGCCACATTTATTTGTGCGCTGTATGTTGCTCCAGGCGGGCGATCGCACCTTTGCAGTTCCTACTTCTGAAGTGTTCACCACCATGTTGCTCGGTGACCTATTGTGGCAAAAAACTACACCTTCCCAAGCGCCGCTGTATCCAATCACGGTAATGGAAGAGACTGGACCCGTCCCGGCTCTAGACCTGAGCCAATATTGGCAAGGTATCCCCAACCCACGTAGTGCCATACCCACAGCGATCGCAGTGCGCACCAAGCGGCCTGATAGTTTGGAAGGGATCTGGCTGGTGGCAGATAATATGCTGGGGCAAAGTGATTTGCTCGTCAACTCATTACCAGATCCACTGTTTGCACCGATCGGTATGATCGGCGTAAGTTTGCAATCCGACGGTAGGTTGATTCCAGTGATCGATGCGCCTGCGCTCATTGAAGCCTTGCTGAGTCAAGCCAGTGGTGATCTGGTGGTTACCCAGCCTGAGACTGAAGTTACCAAAACTGCAGCGATTGCCGGAGATATGTCAGGGCTGCGTGCTCGTCAGATTCTGGTGGTGGATGATGCTGCTTTGATGCGTCGCCGCCTGGAGGGTAGCTTGTCTGGGCAGGGCTATAGTGTGGTGACCTGTAGTGATGGTTTGGAGGCGTGGCAATGGTTACAAGCCCATGTCCCACCTGCGCTTGTGATTACAGATATTGAGATGCCAGGAATGGATGGATTTACGCTGATCGATCGCTGCCGTCAATCGGGTTTGCAAATGCCGATCCTGGTGGTTTCTTCGCGGTTAGCGGAAGAATGGTCAAAGGAAACGCAACGATTGGGGGCGACGGATTATTTAACCAAGGGGTTCACCACGCCAGATCTGCTCGAAAAAGTTGCTACTCTAATTGAAGAAGCTGCTGAGCAATCTGAGCAATTGGGCGATCGCCAACCCGCACCGCTGAATTCGTGA